The following coding sequences lie in one Arachis stenosperma cultivar V10309 chromosome 5, arast.V10309.gnm1.PFL2, whole genome shotgun sequence genomic window:
- the LOC130979113 gene encoding isocitrate dehydrogenase [NADP] yields the protein MFRAALRFTATTGATSAATTTTTMFSTSYSTAVRNPTSLFLPSPRLFRPLLSPNTISFSSPINRVSLRCYASSHRIQVCNPIVEMDGDEMTRVIWKMIKDKLIFPYLDLDVKYFDLGILNRDATDDRVTIESAEATLKYNVAVKCATITPDETRVKEFGLKSMWRSPNGTIRNILNGTVFREPIICCNIPRIVPGWKKPICIGRHAFGDQYRATDTVINGAGKLKLVFVPEDGESPMELDVFNFKGPGVALAMYNVDESIRAFAESSMSLAFSKRWPLYLSTKNTILKKYDGRFKDIFQEVYEERWKQKFEEHSIWYEHRLIDDMVAYALKSEGGYVWACKNYDGDVQSDLLAQGFGSLGLMTSVLLSSDGKTLEAEAAHGTVTRHFRLHQKGQETSTNSIASIFAWTRGLEHRAKLDNDEKLQDFTRKLETACVETVESGKMTKDLALLSHGPKVTREYYLNTEEFIDAVAQNLENKLREPAMV from the exons ATGTTCAGAGCCGCACTTCGATTCACCGCCACCACCGGCGCCACCTCCGCCGccacaaccaccaccaccatgtTCTCCACTTCTTATTCCACAGCCGTCAGAAACCCTACCTCCCTCTTCCTCCCTTCTCCGCGGCTCTTCCGCCCCCTTCTTTCTCCCAACaccatctccttctcttctccCATCAATCGCGTTTCGCTTCGATGTTACGCTTCCTCTCACAGAATCCAAGTTTGCAATCCCATTGTTGAAATGGACG GTGATGAGATGACGAGGGTTATATGGAAGATGATAAAGGATAAA CTTATATTTCCCTATTTGGATTTAGACGTAAAGTATTTTGATTTGGGGATTCTGAATCGCGATGCTACGGATGACAGAGTCACCATTGAAAGCGCAGAAGCCACTCTAAA GTACAATGTTGCCGTGAAATGTGCAACTATAACTCCTG ATGAGACCCGAGTCAAAGAATTTGGATTGAAGTCTATGTGGAGAAGCCCCAATGGCACAATTCGTAATATTTTAAATG GTACTGTTTTCCGTGAACCCATAATATGCTGCAACATACCAAGAATTGTTCCAG GTTGGAAAAAACCCATTTGTATTGGTAGGCATGCTTTTGGTGATCAGTATCGGGCCACTGATACTGTAATTAATGGAGCTGGGAAGCTGAAGTTGGTATTTG TCCCTGAAGATGGTGAGAGTCCAATGGAACTAgatgtttttaatttcaaaggCCCAGGTGTAGCACTTGCTATGTATAATGTTGATGAG tCTATTCGAGCATTTGCTGAATCATCAATGTCCCTGGCATTTTCAAAGAGGTGGCCACTTTACTTGAGTACCAAGAATACAATTCTCAAGAAATACGATGGCAG ATTTAAAGATATATTCCAGGAGGTGTATGAAGAAAGATGGAAGCAAAAATTTGAAGAACATTCGATATG GTATGAGCATAGGCTAATTGATGATATGGTGGCATATGCACTCAAAAGTGAAGGTGGATATGTTTGGGCTTGCAAGAATTATGATGGTGACGTCCAAAGTGATTTACTTGCCCAAG GATTTGGGTCATTGGGTCTTATGACTTCTGTCTTG CTATCTTCTGATGGCAAGACATTAGAAGCTGAGGCAGCTCATGGAACTGTCACTAGACATTTCCGTCTTCATCAAAAGGGACAAGAAACTAGTACAAACAGTATTGCCTCCATATTTGCATGGACACGAGGACTGGAACACAG GGCCAAACTAGATAATGACGAGAAGTTACAAGATTTTACTCGAAAGTTGGAGACTGCGTGTGTTGAAACCGTGGAGTCAGGAAAGATGACGAAAGATCTCGCACTTCTGAGTCATGGCCCTAA GGTGACAAGGGAATATTACTTGAACACCGAGGAATTTATTGATGCCGTGGCACAAAACCTTGAGAACAAACTCCGAGAGCCGGCAATGGTCTGA
- the LOC130979785 gene encoding phosphoenolpyruvate/phosphate translocator 2, chloroplastic-like isoform X1 translates to MSPCCSSLSHLISANLTTMHTIPMISHSIAISKFPHPFSSSSSLPLSLRFTINGGGGGGPFLSYPSQKLPPFPISAPKIQSFKVLAAASVPEAKSDEPIKPADLIQTLQLGAMFGTWYLLNIYFNIYNKQVLKVYPFPATVTAFQFGFASLMINLIWSLNLHPRPNITRSQLVAILPLVVAHTMGNLLTNISLGKVAVSFTHTIKAMEPFFTVVLSSIFLGEMPTFAVVSSLVPIVGGVALASMTEVSFNWIGFATAMASNLTNQSRNVLSKKLMVNEEETLDNINLYSLITIISFILLVPFTIFLEGVKFTPSYLQSAACQGLNVRELCVRSVLAAFCFHAYQQISYGILQMVSPVSHSVGNCVKRVVVIASSVIFFQIPLSPLNTLGTGVALVGVFLYSRVKQIKPKPQTKAA, encoded by the exons ATGTCTCCTTGTTgttcttctctctctcacttgatctcTGCAAACCTCACAACAATGCATACCATTCCCATGATTTCACACTCCATAGCCATATCCAAGTTTCCTCacccattttcttcttcttcctctttacCACTCAGTCTCAGGTTCACCATCAATGGTGGTGGAGGAGGAGGACCCTTCTTATCATATCCATCACAAAAGTTACCTCCTTTCCCCATTTCAGCTCCAAAAATTCAATCTTTCAAGGTCCTTGCTGCTGCTTCTGTTCCTGAAGCTAAGAGTGATGAACCTATCAAACCAGCTGATTTAATTCAAACCCTTCAGCTTGGAGCCATGTTCGGAACTTGGTACCTCTTGAACATTTACTTCAACATCTACAACAAACAG GTTCTAAAAGTCTATCCATTTCCAGCAACAGTTACAGCATTTCAATTTGGCTTTGCTTCATTGATGATTAACTTAATCTGGAGTCTTAATCTTCATCCCAGACCAAACATAACTCGTTCACAG CTTGTAGCAATTCTTCCACTGGTTGTGGCTCACACCATGGGGAATCTTCTAACCAACATTAGTCTTGGAAAGGTTGCTGTATCTTTCACTCACACAATTAAAGCTATGGAGCCATTTTTCACTGTTGTTCTTTCCTCCATCTTCCTCGGTGAG ATGCCGACTTTTGCGGTAGTTTCTTCTCTTGTACCGATAGTAGGAGGAGTAGCACTGGCATCAATGACTGAAGTCTCCTTCAATTG GATTGGCTTTGCTACTGCTATGGCATCTAACCTTACTAACCAGTCACGGAACGTTTTGAGCAAAAAACTCATGGTCAATGAAGAG GAAACTTTGGACAATATCAACCTCTACTCTTTGATAACCATCATTTCCTTTATTCTTTTGGTTCCATTTACTATATTCTTGGAGGGTGTCAAGTTTACTCCGTCGTACCTGCAATCTGCT GCATGCCAAGGATTGAATGTTAGAGAGCTATGTGTGAGATCGGTTTTGGCGGCGTTCTGCTTCCATGCATACCAGCAG ATATCTTATGGAATATTACAAATGGTGTCACCTGTGAGCCACTCAGTAGGGAACTGTGTGAAGCGCGTCGTTGTCATCGCCTCCTCGGTTATCTTCTTCCAAATTCCTCTCTCGCCACTCAACACACTCG GAACTGGTGTTGCACTTGTTGGAGTTTTCTTGTATTCAAGGGTGAAGCAGATAAAGCCAAAGCCACAAACTAAGGCTGCATAA
- the LOC130979785 gene encoding triose phosphate/phosphate translocator, non-green plastid, chloroplastic-like isoform X2, with protein sequence MINLIWSLNLHPRPNITRSQLVAILPLVVAHTMGNLLTNISLGKVAVSFTHTIKAMEPFFTVVLSSIFLGEMPTFAVVSSLVPIVGGVALASMTEVSFNWIGFATAMASNLTNQSRNVLSKKLMVNEEETLDNINLYSLITIISFILLVPFTIFLEGVKFTPSYLQSAACQGLNVRELCVRSVLAAFCFHAYQQISYGILQMVSPVSHSVGNCVKRVVVIASSVIFFQIPLSPLNTLGTGVALVGVFLYSRVKQIKPKPQTKAA encoded by the exons ATGATTAACTTAATCTGGAGTCTTAATCTTCATCCCAGACCAAACATAACTCGTTCACAG CTTGTAGCAATTCTTCCACTGGTTGTGGCTCACACCATGGGGAATCTTCTAACCAACATTAGTCTTGGAAAGGTTGCTGTATCTTTCACTCACACAATTAAAGCTATGGAGCCATTTTTCACTGTTGTTCTTTCCTCCATCTTCCTCGGTGAG ATGCCGACTTTTGCGGTAGTTTCTTCTCTTGTACCGATAGTAGGAGGAGTAGCACTGGCATCAATGACTGAAGTCTCCTTCAATTG GATTGGCTTTGCTACTGCTATGGCATCTAACCTTACTAACCAGTCACGGAACGTTTTGAGCAAAAAACTCATGGTCAATGAAGAG GAAACTTTGGACAATATCAACCTCTACTCTTTGATAACCATCATTTCCTTTATTCTTTTGGTTCCATTTACTATATTCTTGGAGGGTGTCAAGTTTACTCCGTCGTACCTGCAATCTGCT GCATGCCAAGGATTGAATGTTAGAGAGCTATGTGTGAGATCGGTTTTGGCGGCGTTCTGCTTCCATGCATACCAGCAG ATATCTTATGGAATATTACAAATGGTGTCACCTGTGAGCCACTCAGTAGGGAACTGTGTGAAGCGCGTCGTTGTCATCGCCTCCTCGGTTATCTTCTTCCAAATTCCTCTCTCGCCACTCAACACACTCG GAACTGGTGTTGCACTTGTTGGAGTTTTCTTGTATTCAAGGGTGAAGCAGATAAAGCCAAAGCCACAAACTAAGGCTGCATAA